In Pseudomonas glycinae, the DNA window ACTTCAGCTACGGCGCCTGGGCCGGGATGCTGTTCTCGTCGGGTATCGGTATTTCGCTGCTGTACTTTGGCGCCTCCGAGCCGCTGGATCACTACTTCAATCCGCCGGAAGGTGCGTCCGCGACCAACATGGCGGCACGTCAGGCGGTTCAGCTGACCTTCCTGCACTGGGGCCTGCACGGCTGGGCGATCTACGCGCTGGTCGGTCTGGCCGTGGCCTATTTCGCTTACCGTCATAACCAGCCGCTGGCCCTGCGTTCGGCGCTGTACCCGCTGGTGGGCGAGCGTTGGGTCAAGGGCGCAGCCGGTCATGCGGTGGACGGCTTCGGCATGTTCGTGACCCTGCTGGGTCTGGTGACCAACCTGGGGATCGGCTCGCTGCAAGTGTCCTCGGGCCTGGAAAACCTGTTCGGCATGGAACACAGCAACACCAATCTGCTGATCGTGATCATCGTGATGAGCACCGTGGCGACCATCGCTGCCGTGTCCGGTGTGGAAAACGGCATCCGTCGTCTGTCCAACCTCAACATCATCCTGTTCAGCGGCCTGCTGATTTTCGTTCTGCTGTTCGGTCCGACCCTGCACTTGCTCAACGGCTTCGTGCAGAACATCGGCGACTACCTCAACGGCGTGGTGCTGAAGACTTTCGACCTGTACGTCTATGAAGGCGACAGCGAGAAATCCGACCGCTGGCTGGGCCTGTGGACGCTGTTCTACTGGGCCTGGTGGATTTCCTGGGCCCCATTCGTCGGCATGTTCATCGCGCGGATTTCCCGTGGTCGTACCGTGCGTGAACTGGTGGCTGGCGTGTTGCTGATTCCGCTGGGTTTCACCTTGGCGTGGCTGTCGATCTTCGGTAACTCGGCGCTGGATCTGGTGATGAACCAGGGCGCGGTGGAACTGGGCAAGACGGCGCTGGAACAGCCGTCGATGGCGATCTATCAGTTGCTGGAACACTACCCGGCGTCGAAAGTCGTGATCGGTGTTTCGATCTTTGTTGGTTTCGTGCTGTTCCTGACCCCGGCCGACTCCGGCGCGGTGATGATGGCGAACCTGTCCTGCAAGGGCGGCAACGTCGACGAAGATGCCCCGCACTGGCTGCGGATCTTCTGGTCGGTCGTGATCACGCTGGTAACCATCGGCCTGCTGTTCGCCGGTAACTTCGAAGCCATGCAGACCATGGTGGTGCTGGCCGGTCTGCCGTTCTCGGTGGTGCTGGTGTGCTTCATGTTCGGCTTGCACAAGGCGATGCGCCAGGACATGCAGATCGAACAGGAGCAGGCGCAACTGGCCGAACGCGGTCGTCGTGGTTTCAGCGAGCGCCTGACCCAGCTGGATCTGCAACCGAGCCAGTCGGTGGTTCAGCGCTTCATGGACAAGCACGTCAGCCCGGCACTGGAAGATGCCGCTGCGCAAATGCGTGCACAGGGTCTGGAAGTGCAGACGCTGCTGGGCAAGTCCAAGCGCTGCATGGGCGTGAGGGTCGAGATGGAAGAGGGCAACCCTTTTGTCTACGAAGTGAGCCTGGACGGCTACCTGGCGACCCCGAGCGAGTCGGTCCAGTCCGATGAAGCGCGCCAGCGTTTCTACCGCGCCGAGGTGTACCTGCACAACGGCAGCCAGGACTACGACC includes these proteins:
- a CDS encoding BCCT family transporter, whose translation is MFYTSTALILLLTAILIIAPQEAGRMLGVAQAWLSRSFGWYYMVVIAAYLVFVVGLAFSSYGKLKLGSKDDTPDFSYGAWAGMLFSSGIGISLLYFGASEPLDHYFNPPEGASATNMAARQAVQLTFLHWGLHGWAIYALVGLAVAYFAYRHNQPLALRSALYPLVGERWVKGAAGHAVDGFGMFVTLLGLVTNLGIGSLQVSSGLENLFGMEHSNTNLLIVIIVMSTVATIAAVSGVENGIRRLSNLNIILFSGLLIFVLLFGPTLHLLNGFVQNIGDYLNGVVLKTFDLYVYEGDSEKSDRWLGLWTLFYWAWWISWAPFVGMFIARISRGRTVRELVAGVLLIPLGFTLAWLSIFGNSALDLVMNQGAVELGKTALEQPSMAIYQLLEHYPASKVVIGVSIFVGFVLFLTPADSGAVMMANLSCKGGNVDEDAPHWLRIFWSVVITLVTIGLLFAGNFEAMQTMVVLAGLPFSVVLVCFMFGLHKAMRQDMQIEQEQAQLAERGRRGFSERLTQLDLQPSQSVVQRFMDKHVSPALEDAAAQMRAQGLEVQTLLGKSKRCMGVRVEMEEGNPFVYEVSLDGYLATPSESVQSDEARQRFYRAEVYLHNGSQDYDLMGFTQDQITRDVLDQFESHRQLLGRVYS